The sequence below is a genomic window from Stigmatopora nigra isolate UIUO_SnigA chromosome 16, RoL_Snig_1.1, whole genome shotgun sequence.
CACAACTGCCTTCAGCCTGCAGCCTTCAAATCCATGACAACGGTTTGTTTTTCTTATATTGGGAGTTTAATTATgaatttatcttattttaaatcaaacttACATTGTGACTTCACATTGAAGTCATGCAATATTATAGAGGATATTCTTTTCATAATGCAATGTTCAATAAGAATATATTTTCTCATAATGGAATCATCCTATCATGTAGGACACAAATGTCTTCCCATGTAGATTATGAATGGAATATCCAATTTTTCACTATTCATCATTATTAATATGACATTTTCATATTGTTTGACAGTGTTTTCTTTTGTAAAGCTTGCACTCTGCAGCACCTTCCGTCTACGAATGAGGTGACAGGAAATTGCAGGTGTGTTCAGGGAGTGGGCGTGGAAGTAAATATACTCTCCACACACAGCACATAAGGTAGAGCTGctgattttctttttggaaTCTGCACCACCTGAAAAGGTAGGATTGTCGTCTACTCATTTGTAAAGAGTACCCAGTGTGTTTATATTAGGTCATATTTAGTACTTTATATTTATAGAAGTACAGATTGTAACTGGTTTATAATTTTAGTGGTAGATATGACAGGTTTGAGTTAAATGAAAAGAAACCAGTCCTGCCTGTTGCATGAACAAAgtattgatagttttttttttttatgtgtgtcttCATAAGTTTTTAAATGAGATCAGTTTACTGTCCCAGCTGCTCTTTTGTGTGAGTTAACTGTGAAGGTAAACATCACTTAATGAAAAGCTGCGCTTTattgttgacttttttattGTGCACTCAGTCTATTCCCTTGGGAACAGAAAGTGGAAGACGGTACATATACAGTAggtatgtatattatatattccctccttttgtaCTGTATACATTTGCATATGTTTACATGTATACTGTTGTGTGTAAATGCATAGAAAAATGGACAAAGATTTGTACATTCTGAACACAGATTTTAAAGCAAATAGAGACAAAATAATGAGGTAATTTGGGATGCAAAAGTGTGCACAACTTTAAATGAAGGGAGTATTGTAGTATTTTATCAAATGTCAGGAAAGGAGGACTCCTCCTTTTAAGTACTGCAAACCTCCTCAGGAGGTTTGCAGTACTTAAAAGGGTCTATCGTGGTTTGTATTATCAAGGGTTAGAGGGTTTATTAGAGGGTGTGTACTTAGGTATGTGCAACCCAATTATCTCAGTAGTGGTGGGTATGTAACATTCTTAAGttattaaataactttttttttatccgttACTTGTGTTCTTATCATATATAATTtcagttcatttatttatgataTGATAAGAGTTCAATAAACTGTGATTCTAATGAAGGTGTGGTGGAGATCATCTTATCTCACAAATTTCTTTGGTAAAATGGTGATGCAATATTCTATACTGTAGTTACTGCCACCATATGTCTCTGTCAGAatgagtaaagaaaaaaaattacactatCACCGGTGAAACAcagtttttgtcaaaatattgagCATTTTCTAAAATATTTGCACAATTCTAAACGATTTATTTGAGATTCATTTGGGAAAATGACTATGTAAAACACATAGATAAATATTCTTGTGGAATCTTCCATTTTTCTGTACATTTACTATACTGTATCCATCATATACCAAATGATATTGATACTATATTCATTTATATGCTTCAGTCCACAGTACACGTTATGATGAATGAGAGCAATAAAGATCCCTTTAGGAGTGTCAACAGAAAACCCGGCTTGCAGATATGGACCATTAACGTGAGTCATCCGAGAAAGCAAATGTCAgccttcttttatttatttcaaatggagGTGATTCAATTTATACAAtttgttctttctcttttccAACAGAAGCTGCAAATGGTACCTGTGGTGCCCCACAATTTTGGAAACTTCTTTGAGGGCGATTGTTATATTATTCTGCATGTAAGTATACTTCAAAAGATCCCTTTTCCATCCTCGTGTCCAAATATGGCCTAAAAAAAGACCACATACACATGACAATCTGGGATTGAACCACTTTGACCAACCAGATGAGTCAGAACTTGGGCACGGCCGACATCCACTACTGGATCGGAAAAGCTTCATCACAGGACGAGCAGGGCTCGGCAGCCATTTACGTCTCCCAGCTGGACGAACACTTGGGAGGGGCGCCGGTGCAGCACAGGGAGGTGCAGGGATACGAGTCGCCTCGCTTCAAGAGTTACTTCAAAAATGGCGTCATGTGAGTGTACAACCCCATTGACAATGGTATTTTAAAGATAtgatattcaatatatttttatgtattttatataacCATATAATCTCTAATAAATATTCTGCATAATTTATTTAAAGGGAtacaaatttattttattatggttaaattcatttttagaattttttcaaatgaaaatataactggaatatattttaaaatatatatatatacatatgtactaccaaaatatatttctccatcccatcaaaaacctccacaaatgtttgtgtgttgctgaataaaacaaaaaagatttcCGGCAGTCAAAACTGCAACctcaaaaaacaaatgtgagGTTAAGCAGTGCCATGGTTTTGTTGGCTTTGTTTTATTGGCATGAACTTTACTCCGCTTTCTCTCTTGTACAGCTACAAAAAGGGAGGTGTGGCTTCAGGTTTTGACCACGTGGACACCAACACCTACAACGTCCAGCGCCTGCTGCATGTCAAGGGTCGCAAGCATGTCACGGCCACAGAGGTAGGCAAAAACACATTAAGTTGTGGGATATTGTACCAAAATGTGTTGGAAAAAATCCCTTAATAGTGACACTTTAGGCTATTTTATGTCTGTTTGGGTGCAGGTTGATGTATCATGGAAAAGCTTTAATACAGGCGACATCTTCCTGCTGGATTTAGGAAAAAGCATCGTGCAGTGGAATGGAGAGAAGAGCAATAGAAGGGAAAAGCTCAAGGTAGACTTCTTCAATTGGGGCACctaaataaaatgatcaaaatgaatATGACTAAAAGGAAAGTCATTTTTGTTTCAATACATCGTATCATGATCTTAATAATACTCATTACTCATGTTTCTCCTcttccaaaagttttttttcatgaaaatgtcttttattgtttattttaatgtgtatttcatattcaatattcattcattttaaattatttaaggTGTTTAGATGTATGTAATGCACAATTAAATGTCTACTTGACCTGTTTATGGTTTCTTTCAGGCCACTTTGCTGGCTCAGGATATCCGTGACCGCGAGCGAGGTGGCCGGGCTCAAATCGGAGTCGTGGAGGGCGGGGACGAGCGCGACTCACCCGAACTCATGAAAACAATGACGGACGCACTGGGTCAAAGGAGCGCCCCGGTCAAGACCGCCGTGCCCGACGATGACACCCTCCAGCCGCACAATGCCCCCGTTAGGCTCTACCAGTAAGTGCTCAAAAACTCTATACTTCTGAACAGTACTTCAGTACAGAAATACTACTATGGTACCAATTTTTGCTTCTCCTCAGTATCTTCGATGTCAGTGGGAATTTGGTCGTCCAAGAGGTGGCCACACAGCCCTTAACCCAAGATCTACTTCAGTCCTCTGTAAAAATCTCTTTTTGCACCTTCTATGGAATCTACCAGTCACTTTTTATCTAATTTTGACTGATTCCATGTCAGGACTGTTACCTCTTGGACAACGGGGGCTCCAGCGTGATGGTATGGAAAGGAAAAACCTCTTCCAAAGAGGAGAGACAGGGCGCCATGAACCGGGCGGTGGTGAGTTGTGGGCTCTTCGGACTTAAAtgattttgtttaaatgaatgtattaattaTTTGTTCTTTTGTGGGTGCGCTAGGGTTATATTAAAGCCAAGAACTACCCGGCGAGTACCAGAGTGGAGGTGATGTGCGAGGGTGGCGAGTCAGCCATGTTTAAGCACCTGTTCAAGAGCTGGAGGGACAAGAATACGACGCGGGGATTGGGCAACACGCATAGTCTGGGAAAGATAGGTAAGTGTGCCAATATAAGGACTTTGAgagattaagaaaaaataaatgaatgaaaaacaatagAAATATTCCAtaaattgatttgaaaatgcCAATATATAATCATGAAAAGAAAGATTAATCGAATATCTGATTGGTATTGGCCCAAATataagatgatatttttttgcatgtacaaAACACcatgttagatttttttccccaatttttttACCCTTCAGCAAAGGTCAACCAGGTAAAGTTTGACGTGCTGGAACTCCACGGACATCCCGAACTGGCGGCGCAGCAACGCATGGTGGACGACGGCTCGGGAGACGTCAAGGTGGGATAATGGAAAGCTGAATTCAAAAGTTCAACAGGATTCTTCAAAACACAGTTAGAATTGATGCGTCCATCAGGTGTGGCGTATCGAGGATTTGGAACTGGCAGAGGTCGAGCCGAGATCCTACGGACAGTTCTACGGAGGAGACTGCTATTTGGTGCTGTACACGTATCGGGTTTCAAGCCGGGAGCAGCATATTCTCTACATGTGGCAGGTTTGATTCCCGATGAGGATATTCCGTTTTTTGTATATTGACCTGAAATGATTTGTCATTGTGCAGGGACGCCATGCCACGAAAGACGAGGTGACGGCGTGCGCGTATCAGGCGGTGCATATTGATGTCAAGTATAACGGCACCCCTGTGCAAGTCAGGGTGGCTATGGGAAAGGAGCCCCGACATTTCCTGGCCATTTTTAAAGGCAAACTTATCATCTTTGAGGTGCGTTTTATCAGTTGTGGAAAGTACCCAAgtacaaatatatatgttttaatcTTCTGAGCTTGATTTACAATGCTATACTTTATTTACAAAGATTTGTGTTTCTGTTATGCAACAATAATCCAAAAGAAATTTTAgctatattttttatcattttatatattgatatatagacTGTGCAAGCAGTATACTGGTAAAATAATTTGCCAAAATTGtgttaaatgtataaaattATACTACTTCAATCATAGTTACAATACATGGTACTATCATCATTCATTAATTATCATCAATCTTATAAAAATAGTGATtagggaaatactttttaaatgtataaattaaaaaaaacctattatAAACCAAGTACAATTCACTTGAAATCTTGAAGGTATATAGAaccatataaaatattttaaccaaGTAGTTCAGTACTAAATTAAAGACAAAGGGAAACAATAAGATGTAGACAAACAATGATACTACAAATAGGGAAATTATATAAATCAAAGTTAATAAGCAATGGTAAACAAATGCCTGGACATGTGTGTGCTTGAAGGGCGGTACTGGTCGACCCGGCGTGGTCAACCCCGTGGCCGGAGCCAGACTCTTCCAGGTCCGGGGGACTAATGAATTAAATACCAAGGCAACCGAGGTACCGGCTAGAGCATCGTCTCTCAACTCCAACGATGTTTTCCTGCTTGACAGTGATCACTCTTGCCTCCTGTGGTACGGAAAGGTGGGCAGGCATCTCCCATCCGCATGGCTCGCCTTCAAATTTCTGCTTTTGAAGCAAATGGTTTTTGCTTTCCAGGGTTGCAGCGGGGACGAGAGGTTAATGGGCAAAGCCCTTGCTGACGTCTTCTCCAAGCGGGAAAAGCAGGTGGTCATGGAAGGTCAGGAATCTGCGGAATTCTGGGTAGCCTTGGGAGGGAAGGCTCCTTATGCTAGTGACAAGAGGTAAGGAAATAATGATTTGAGTTTGTaccttttagccaatcagacaCAAGAAAAAAGTTGTTCTTTATCCCAGCTTCCAGGTGGAGGACCCTCCTCACAGCCCTCGTCTTTTTGAATGCTCCAATCAGACGGGTCAGTTTAGGATGACCGAGGTGGCCGACTTTGCACAGAGCGATCTTGATGAGGAGGATGTCATGCTGCTGGATACCTGGGAGGAGGTGAGTACTCAAATACTTCTCAAAAAGGGACTGAAATACCtctcaaaatgaaaagaaatgttagAAATTGTGCACTTTCATCAGGTTTTCTTGTGGATGGGCGTCTCCGCCAACGAGTACGAGACCAAAGAAGCGTGGAGCTGCGCCCAGGAGTATCTGCGAACCCACCCGGCGGGCCGCGACCCGGACACGCCCATGATTTCTGTCAAACAGGGTTGCGAACCGCCTACGTTCACGGGCTGGTTTAATGCATGGGACCCCCACAAGTGGAGTGTGAGTGAATAATTGTCATGAGGATTTAAATGGATAAAGATGGTGAAACAGCTTGCTTGGATCTTGTCAACAGGGCGGAAAGTCCTACAATGAGATTAAGAAGGAGCTGAACGAAGAGGCGTCACTCTCTCAAGTCAGTATTGTGAGTGGTGACAGAAAATCTAACATTCCTCGCAATTTATTACCAAATTTCAGCATTTTAGTCATACTATGTCCTGTCATATAACGCAGAACCTGAACAACACCACTTTGAATTCGGGCAGAGGTGGTAACCAGGCTCCCGGGGGCCCCACGAGCCCCCCGCTGGTCTACAAGAGTCATTTAGGGGACTCATCACCCCACACCACTAGCCCGACCACGTCATACCCTTTCTCTGGAGACTACCTGGCTCCAGAGGTCCTCGTCAACAAGCCAGCTTCGGAACTCCCCCCGGGGGTGGATCCCTGCCACAAAGAGGTCAGAGGGCACAAAGTGCTTGTTTTAAGGGTAAGTGATCTCTAACTCAACATTCTCGATCGCAGAACTTCTTGTCGGATGCTGACTTTGAGCGGCTGCTCGGCGTGGACCGCCTGGAATTCCAGCGGCTGCCGACGTGGCGACAAAACGAGCTGAAAAAGAAAGCGGGGCTTTTTTAACAGTCAAATGGGATGATGGGGATTGATGGAAGTTTTTCATCTTGAATTGAGTGGTGGGCAAAGTAGGGCCCACTCAAAGCTTTAATCTTTACcccttttaatatttattaattaatcaaatgaaataatttgttcTTTGTTGATACATTTGCACCATATGCACTAATTGATGTGTGAAGTGAATGAATATAATACAATGGCAACACCTTACTGATACTGCTGGTTTTATTACAGAAGTAGTGTAAAAGTATAGTAAATAGATACAGTTGTGGGTACATTAAAAAGTGATATATTTTAATACAGAATTGATTACTTCACATAAATCgtaaaaacccttaaaattgtgTCCTTCTGTGTTAATGTaacaaaaataagtcatatCATGCTTGTTCATACACTCTCCTCATGGACATTAAAATCATCTATTTAGACAAAAACAGTgctaaaaaaaagccatataaATTAAATACTAGTATTATCTTCAGTATTCTCCTACCCAACCTGAACTTACTGTCACCAATGTGACGAATACATTTGTATACTCTCTTTACTTATTCATCTTGGCTGTGTTATTAGGCATTatcgcatttaaaaaaatacaataaatggtaaaaatgtcaaagaaaaagaACTATTCGGCATCTAGGAGCATGACATGCACAAAAAGGCCCGCCGACGGTAACACATCGCCGTTCTTGTTCAGGAGCGGAACGTGGCGATAACCTGGAAAGAAAGAGAACAATTCAAAATAGAACGGAGCATCGTTTGGGATTTTAGCTTCCAATTACCATTCTGTATACAGGTGAGTGGAAGGCAGTATTGGCCAATGAGATCGTTGGCTGACGCGGCGTCGTAGTCCTCCACCACCAATCGCAATAAGGCCAGCTCGGGGACGTAAATATGGAACTGGAAGCGCTCATTCCACTTGGGGTTGAATCCTATAAAGTATTTGAGCGTGTCACACGGGATATTTTGCCACGTGTAAGAGAGTTTCTTACCATTGTTTTCTATGTAGTGCGTCTCCTTGCTGGCGTTGTCCACCTGGACGCCGTGCACTTCAACCCTCACAAAAGGGTCCACGATGGATGTTTTTTTATCCACGTTCAGTTTAGGCAGCTGTTGAGCTGAGATTACCTACAgaaaaattcattttatttatttaacctaaaaaaaaacttcacacaCAAATGaagatttatctttttttatcagGACTTATTGggtaaatgtatttcttttaaatactgTGTTACTAAATGATACtggtaaacatgttttttttttaatgaatgctttttttccccatttgattttgaaaaacatATATTAGAGTTAAcactttaattttattatttcatatcAGGATGGAATCTTTGGATGAATGTGACATTATAGAATctttgcattttcattttttactgtAGTTTTAGTTTTCAGGTTATTtgaatatagtataaaatacatttttctaaaaTCAGAACATTCCTCCTGTCTTACATTGCaaataaaatgaggaaaatcatCTAAAGAGCAAGAATTTTAGGTCAgaggaaaaagtatttttgcacaaaaaaaagataatagaGAAATGTATTTAGCTGTAGTAGCCTCACCATGATATGAAGGATTTTCCTTCTCAACCAGGGTCCATCAGTAAGATCATTAGGATCGAGTTCAGAGGTGGGGTCTCTTTGGAATTGCGGCTTGAGGATGTAGCCGCACATGCCGTTGGGTAGGAAGCGTCCCTGGTTGAGGTCCATTTCTTTCTGGGGTGTTTGGAAGTTGAGCGCCACTGCCAAACCATAGGGAATGTTACTTATATAATTATTAGATTATTTTGGAATGAAGCGTGGGTACACACCTATCTGGCAACCAGCATTCCACATAGGCACAGGGTTGTAATTAGATGAATCTGTTCTGGAACCGCCTGGGTAGATCCGGCTCAGCTTGTCCATGTTGTGATGGATGAAAGATGTGGCTGTTAGGTATTGGTTGAAATATGTTTAGTTTTAAGTGAcacataaggtttttttttaaatgtaaaggtCAAGAAAAGGGCTAAGATTTCTCACCTGAGTTCTCAGCCAAGCTGAAAGCTTTACTTTCCTTGAAGGAGGACATCTCATAAAAATCCAGCTTTTCCCTGGCATGTTCGAAACCATTGAAGTGGACGCTTTTGCAGTAGACTACAATGTCGGACAGCACGCTGGCCAGTTTAATCTTTGAATGCTGAAGGGGAAGTAGGGATCGTAAATAATGTGTGACAAATTGTATTGACTGtgtattaatacattttctttaaacgCCTTCCTAGGATTTTGCAAACCTTTTTGGGGGCACTTTGTCCAGCCTCTTGCTCCGCCGCCTCATCCTCTTCGGATACCGTGTCTTCCAAGATGGTGTTATTGTTGCGGAATGCGGCATCCAGTTTGTTCAGCCGTTTTCCTTTGATCAGAAACTTGCCCTTGAGCTCCTGGAACAAAACAGAAGCTCATCTCCATAACCTTGTTCCAGTAAAACCCCTCCTGGAGCCGGATAAGAAAAGGGCTAACCTCAGGTGATGGGAAGTTGGAGGGCACAGAGTACCCAAGGGGCTGCGAGACCAATGCATCCCCTAGAATGGAGATAATATAATGGGCCATGACTCTTTGTTGGTCCACGCTGCAATGGTTCTCCAAAGACAGGATGACTGGGTAGTCTGATGTCTGTATGAAGATGGCACTGCGTAAGTATGCCGCCAAAACAAATGCAATTCTACGATTTACagcttttcagttaaaaaataaataaatacactaaaaaaaagcattccCTTAGTTGGGAAAAAGTCTATAGCATTACAGCAAAGGCAGACCAAGTC
It includes:
- the vill gene encoding villin-1, encoding MMNESNKDPFRSVNRKPGLQIWTINKLQMVPVVPHNFGNFFEGDCYIILHMSQNLGTADIHYWIGKASSQDEQGSAAIYVSQLDEHLGGAPVQHREVQGYESPRFKSYFKNGVIYKKGGVASGFDHVDTNTYNVQRLLHVKGRKHVTATEVDVSWKSFNTGDIFLLDLGKSIVQWNGEKSNRREKLKATLLAQDIRDRERGGRAQIGVVEGGDERDSPELMKTMTDALGQRSAPVKTAVPDDDTLQPHNAPVRLYHIFDVSGNLVVQEVATQPLTQDLLQSSDCYLLDNGGSSVMVWKGKTSSKEERQGAMNRAVGYIKAKNYPASTRVEVMCEGGESAMFKHLFKSWRDKNTTRGLGNTHSLGKIAKVNQVKFDVLELHGHPELAAQQRMVDDGSGDVKVWRIEDLELAEVEPRSYGQFYGGDCYLVLYTYRVSSREQHILYMWQGRHATKDEVTACAYQAVHIDVKYNGTPVQVRVAMGKEPRHFLAIFKGKLIIFEGGTGRPGVVNPVAGARLFQVRGTNELNTKATEVPARASSLNSNDVFLLDSDHSCLLWYGKGCSGDERLMGKALADVFSKREKQVVMEGQESAEFWVALGGKAPYASDKSFQVEDPPHSPRLFECSNQTGQFRMTEVADFAQSDLDEEDVMLLDTWEEVFLWMGVSANEYETKEAWSCAQEYLRTHPAGRDPDTPMISVKQGCEPPTFTGWFNAWDPHKWSGGKSYNEIKKELNEEASLSQVSINLNNTTLNSGRGGNQAPGGPTSPPLVYKSHLGDSSPHTTSPTTSYPFSGDYLAPEVLVNKPASELPPGVDPCHKENFLSDADFERLLGVDRLEFQRLPTWRQNELKKKAGLF
- the plcd1a gene encoding 1-phosphatidylinositol 4,5-bisphosphate phosphodiesterase delta-1a isoform X2 is translated as MEANGNSTIRSLDSDPDLHFLMVGGMLTKVRSHSWQKNRFYRLQEDCKTVWHDSNKIFKRKNTFSVNDIDSVRNGRQSEGFNKHIDPSEEDRCFSIVFKGRKKVLDLMADNQQDASQWVKGLEKIMSNMRNLSRTQQSEHWIIDCMRKADKNADNKMNLKELKRFLRHVNIEVDDVYAEEIFKKCDHSNSGHLEDDEIKTFYELLTHREEIDVIYAKYAETDGQLSARDLLNFLLNEQREDASMSDALRLIEKYEMDETVKQNKHMSKDGFQMYLQHEDCDLLNPACKNVYQDMTQPLNHYYISSSHNTYLTKDQLKGPSSTEAYIRALMKSCRCVELDCWDGPNGEPVIYHGYTLTSKILFQDAIKVIKEYAFKTSDYPVILSLENHCSVDQQRVMAHYIISILGDALVSQPLGYSVPSNFPSPEELKGKFLIKGKRLNKLDAAFRNNNTILEDTVSEEDEAAEQEAGQSAPKKHSKIKLASVLSDIVVYCKSVHFNGFEHAREKLDFYEMSSFKESKAFSLAENSATSFIHHNMDKLSRIYPGGSRTDSSNYNPVPMWNAGCQIVALNFQTPQKEMDLNQGRFLPNGMCGYILKPQFQRDPTSELDPNDLTDGPWLRRKILHIMVISAQQLPKLNVDKKTSIVDPFVRVEVHGVQVDNASKETHYIENNGFNPKWNERFQFHIYVPELALLRLVVEDYDAASANDLIGQYCLPLTCIQNGYRHVPLLNKNGDVLPSAGLFVHVMLLDAE